The following coding sequences are from one Betaproteobacteria bacterium window:
- a CDS encoding response regulator transcription factor yields MENKIRVLIVDDHVLFSRGIKSLLQRHPEFEVVDDVSDGLEGVKRAQSLRPDVVLLDLHMKGMAGREAVRYISESVPETHVLMLTVSEDTEDLLECLKNGAAGYLVKNIETEALVDALHRVARGESVISPQMTTKLVQGFRTRGTEEVAPAVEPERLSPREKEIMGRLARGDTNKEIARALELAESTVKIHIQNIFKKLHISSRVQAALYAVEHGYVAGKT; encoded by the coding sequence ATGGAAAACAAGATACGTGTCCTCATCGTGGACGACCATGTGCTGTTCAGCCGCGGCATCAAGTCCCTGCTGCAGCGCCACCCGGAATTCGAGGTGGTGGACGACGTGTCCGACGGTCTGGAAGGCGTCAAGCGGGCCCAGAGCCTGCGGCCCGACGTCGTCCTGCTGGACTTGCACATGAAGGGCATGGCGGGGCGTGAGGCGGTCCGCTACATCAGCGAATCGGTACCGGAGACCCATGTGCTCATGCTCACCGTTTCGGAGGACACCGAGGATTTGCTCGAATGCCTCAAGAACGGCGCGGCGGGTTACCTGGTCAAGAACATCGAAACCGAGGCCCTGGTGGACGCCCTGCATCGGGTGGCCCGCGGAGAATCCGTCATTTCGCCCCAGATGACCACCAAGCTGGTGCAGGGATTCCGCACCCGGGGAACCGAGGAAGTGGCGCCGGCGGTGGAGCCAGAGAGGCTTTCCCCGCGGGAAAAGGAAATCATGGGGCGCCTCGCCCGGGGTGATACCAACAAGGAAATCGCCCGCGCCCTGGAGCTTGCCGAAAGCACCGTGAAGATCCACATCCAGAACATCTTCAAGAAGCTGCACATTTCCAGCCGGGTCCAGGCCGCGCTCTATGCCGTCGAACACGGCTACGTGGCCGGTAAGACGTAA